The genomic region ATTACTCTTATACACTCAAAGCGCAAGGAACTTATCCCAAAAATAATTGGAGGTTGTGAAGAGACAACTACCGGCGTAAATAGACTATTTGCGTTGCAGAGGGCAGGTAAATTAAAGTTTCCGGTGATAGCTGTGAATAACGCCTATTCAAAGTTCCTTTTTGACAATAGATATGGGACCGGCCAGAGCACTCTTGATGCATTGATGAGAATAACAAACAAGCTCATCGCAGGAAAGACTTGCGTTGTTGTCGGCTATGGGTGGTGTGGAAAAGGCATAGCAAGTAGGCTGCGTGGGATGGGTGCAAACGTCATAGTCTGTGAAGTCGGAGGCACGATGGGACCTCATGAATCAGGATTCCATAGAGCGTTGGAGGCACTCTATGACGGCTTTCGCGTAATGAGCATAGATAAGGCAGCCCCGATTGGAGACATCTTTATAACCGCAACGGGCGTTAAAAATGCAATCTCTGCTTCCCATATAAAAAGAATGAAAAACGGAGCAATTCTTGCAAATGCTGGGCATTTTGACAACGAGATAGAAATTGGCTGGGCAAAAAAACAATGCATCTGCAAAAAAATTTTAAACAATCTCGAACGCTTCAAGCTAAAATCGGGAAAAGTCTTTTACCTGCTCTCAGAAGGCAGGCTTGTTAACCTTGCCCGCCCGTCAGCCCAAGGACACCCAATAGAAATAATGGATGGTTCATTTGCAATTCAAGCACTATGCATCCGCTACCTGATTTGCAACAAAGGCAAACTGGAGAGAGCTGTGCTACCCGTACCATTTGAGATAGACAATACAGTTGCAAGGCTTGCGCTTGAATCTCACGAAATATTTCTTCCCCCGCCCACGGTCCAACAACTAAATTATTCTCGAACCTGGAGAATAGGAACATAATGAACATAAGCGGAGGCTTGCTTAACAAGAAAAATTATCTCAACCAGGAGCTGATAAAAATACCTTCACTCATTAAAAAACAAACGATGTCGCTCAAGATTTCCCCTAGCGATTTCTAGCTTCTATTATTGTGCATTTTTTCTCCTCTCTCCCCAATATCAAGTTTTCTATCCCCTTTAAATTATCTGCTCCTACAATATAAGCAGGCTTACCTATTTTCATAATCTCCTCTAATTTTTTTCTTATCCCACCAGTTACATCGTAACCTCCTGCATCCCAAAAAAAACCCTTTACTTTTTTTAAGTCTGCTGACACTATTCTCCTTATTGTTTTTCCTTCATTATCTAGCACTCCATCCACGTCTATTATAAAAATTATCTTCTCTGCGTCCTTTCCAAGATACGAGACTATTGCATCACCGGAACAAACACTCCCTCCCAATTTCAAATCAAAAACCATGTCCCCATGAAGAAGAGGCGTAAAACCTCTCTTATGCGCAAGAGCAATAGTGCTTTTATCAAACCTCAAAATTTTCTTGTTTTTCTGAATAATAAAATAAAACGGCGAAATCACCGCCATCTTCATTCCATTCTTCTCAAACTCCTTTGAAAGAAGAAATGAGAGTGAAAGCACGCTTTCCCTTGTTTTAGAGAAACCTTTCCACTGCGTTCTTGTATGAACTCCGCTGTCTATCCCATATCTTATGACATATGGATGACCAAACGATCCTCCTCCATGAACCACTATCAGCTTGCTTGGTATCTTTCTGGCAGCTTCTGCAATGACCCTTGCAATATTCCTAATCCTATCTAATCTTGGTTTTGCCACTTTTGTTTTGTCACTAATAGCACTTCCCCCAATCTTTATTATTATCAAGCAAACCCCCCAACTCTAATCATTTTATTTTTTTTCATCCACTCTTGTTGTGATGCAAAACATATTAATACTCAGTCTTTCTTCGCTTTTGCTCCTCATAATAGTTTACAAAATGTATAAGCGGGCATGTAGCAAAACATATATATTAGAGTGTTTAAATGTTCAAGAGGAGGAGAAAAGTGAAAAAGACAAAAAGCGCACAGCCACCTAACCGTCCAAAAGATCACACAAGGGAGCAGGTAAACGACTTTCTCTTCTTTGCAGGAGCTTTCACAGTCTTTTTTTTGTTGGTCTTCATTTATTTTTCATTTGTATCCCCTCCAAAAATAACAAGTAATTTTGAATCAGTCCCGCTATCAGAAGTTACATCACTTCAGCTTACAGGAGGAGAGTCATACTCTTATTTACAGCGAAGTGCTGGCAAGACTATTGTTTTCAATTACACAGTTAAGGGAAGTTTTGGCTGTTTACTTGTAGACCTTCACATCCAAAATCTTTCATTTAACGTTGGATGCTTCGACAAAAAAGGTCGCAATCTGGCACAAAATCAGACGTTCCTGGACTATGTCATGTTTGATAGATGGATGCTCTCAGTTAAACCAGGATGGTCATGGTCAAGAAATCTAACGTCGCGCATTGAACCGCTCGGACTTCGCTCTCTGACACACTATACCTACAACTACGTAAACGAAGAAAAAAAATTCGGTAGAAACGCCTATAAAGTAAAAGTGAGCGTGAATCCCGGCGATAACGATTATCTTCTCTGGATAGATTCGCAAAAGAGAGTCTTACTTGCCATGGAGGGTAAAAATCTCAGCGTTGAGATTCTCTCATCGGACTTTATAAAACGTATTCCAGAATAAAATTCCCTTCCTCATAAAAGACTTCCTAAAAAAGCAGATATTCATCATACTTGAAAATAACCTTAAAAGCAACATCCACGAAGAAAAAGGTGCCAATACTTTATAAACAAGATTCTGCGAAAGATATTTAAAGTTGAATAAATAAGCTTTACTTACCAATATTAAAGGTGATGCTAATGGCAAAGTTTATTATTGCAAAGCAGTTAGCAGGGAAGAGAATAATAACAAACGACGGAGAGGATCTTGGAAGGCTCGTTGATATAACTATCAGCGAGACGTCTGGCAAGCTTGAGTCCATACTATTTGAACCAAATCTCGATAATATGACAGCTCGCAAGATGAAGCGAGAGGGAGGTCTTGCTTCCATTCCATACGAAGCAGTCTTAGCCGCCTCTGACCATATGATAGTCGACAAAAAAAGCATAGGCTATTAAAAAATCCTCTAATCCTCCAAATTTTTTCTTGCTTAAAAAAAGGCAACCAAAACAAGGCTTTTAGAGTTGCGACTCACTAAAAATCGGGTTAATAGATTTAAAGCGTACGAAAGATATCCCTTATCCTCTTTCCTGCTGCTTCAAGAAAAAATAAGAACCTCTTGCCTATTGAGATATACTGGCCAAGCTTTCACTCTTTACCCCTCTATTTTTAATTTCTATTTTCCTACTCTTTTCTGTATGATAGGTGGCATCGACGAGGCTGGAAGAGGATGCGTTTTAGGCCCTATGGTTATCTGTTTGACTGTAATAGATCCTCTCAATGAGTTCAAACTAAAAGAAATCGGGGTTCGAGACTCAAAAAAACTCTCGCCAAGACGAAGAGAGGCGCTGTTTTATGTCGTCAGGAAACTTTGCAAGACTTCATGGGTCATAATCTCTGCATCTGAACTAAACAGGCTAATGGAGAACTACAACTTAAATGAGATAGAAGCTCAGAAAGTTGCCTACCTTTTGCAGAAGGCATCAATTCTTCCACCCGTAGTTTATATAGACGCGCCGGACAACCCTCCAGCAAATTTTGCAAGAAGAATCAAAAAATACTTAAAAAAGCAGATCAACCTGTTTTGCGAAAACAAGGCAGAGGAGGCCCACCCAATAGTGGGTGCAGCCTCGATAGTTGCAAAGGTGGTCAGAGATAGAGAAATAGAGAATATAAAAGAGCAAACACATTTGGACTTTGGTTCAGGATATACCTCTGACCCAATCACAATCAATTTCCTTTCCAAAAACATAAAAAATCCAGCCATTATTCCATATATAAGAACAAAATGGAAAACGGTTTCTGATATCTCACAAAAAAAGCTTTTTGATTTCTGATTAACCCTGCCAATAGCAATATTTAAATTGTTATTCGTTTTATCCTTTTTGTGGTGGTGATTGGATAATGGCTGACCTCCTTGTTGGCTTGCTCTTTGGATTTATAAAATTTGTTTCAAGCATAGTTCTTGCAATAGCATCTGTTTATATCGGAATAAAAGCGTTTGACCGCCTTACTGAAAGAGTAGAAGAAATAGAAGAACTAAAAAAAGGAAATACTGCCGTCGGCATTTTAATAGCCTCCATAATACTATCAATAGCTACTGTCGTATCATCAGGAGTTGCTGGATTTACAGAAGGCATATCTCCCAACTATGACATTAGCTTAATACTGCTTCTTTCTTTCATAAATCTAGTTAAACTTGTGTTTGCACTTCTTGTAGCAATCGTGACTATATACTTTGCCTTTAATTTTCTTGACTACATCACAAAAGATATCTCAGAAATAGAAGAGCTAAAAGAAAACAACGTAGCTATGGCAGTGTTTATAGGCAGTGTCATTTTATCCGTCTCATTTGTTGTAAACGCTGGGATGTCAACTCTCATTACAACAGAATCGCTGAACTCTTGCTCCATTGCGATATCCTTTGCAGAGGCCGGACTTCCCGTAGATGCAACCGGATGCTACCTTACTCTTGGTGCCAAAATTCCTGTAGCAAGAGGTTAGAGAGGTTAGATGCAACCGGACGCCACATTTACTAGTATATTAACTGGATTAACTGGAAGATTCGTTGACGATTTACT from Candidatus Anstonellales archaeon harbors:
- a CDS encoding PRC-barrel domain-containing protein; amino-acid sequence: MAKFIIAKQLAGKRIITNDGEDLGRLVDITISETSGKLESILFEPNLDNMTARKMKREGGLASIPYEAVLAASDHMIVDKKSIGY
- a CDS encoding DUF350 domain-containing protein, with the protein product MADLLVGLLFGFIKFVSSIVLAIASVYIGIKAFDRLTERVEEIEELKKGNTAVGILIASIILSIATVVSSGVAGFTEGISPNYDISLILLLSFINLVKLVFALLVAIVTIYFAFNFLDYITKDISEIEELKENNVAMAVFIGSVILSVSFVVNAGMSTLITTESLNSCSIAISFAEAGLPVDATGCYLTLGAKIPVARG
- a CDS encoding isopentenyl phosphate kinase — its product is MIIIKIGGSAISDKTKVAKPRLDRIRNIARVIAEAARKIPSKLIVVHGGGSFGHPYVIRYGIDSGVHTRTQWKGFSKTRESVLSLSFLLSKEFEKNGMKMAVISPFYFIIQKNKKILRFDKSTIALAHKRGFTPLLHGDMVFDLKLGGSVCSGDAIVSYLGKDAEKIIFIIDVDGVLDNEGKTIRRIVSADLKKVKGFFWDAGGYDVTGGIRKKLEEIMKIGKPAYIVGADNLKGIENLILGREEKKCTIIEARNR
- the rnhB gene encoding ribonuclease HII encodes the protein MIGGIDEAGRGCVLGPMVICLTVIDPLNEFKLKEIGVRDSKKLSPRRREALFYVVRKLCKTSWVIISASELNRLMENYNLNEIEAQKVAYLLQKASILPPVVYIDAPDNPPANFARRIKKYLKKQINLFCENKAEEAHPIVGAASIVAKVVRDREIENIKEQTHLDFGSGYTSDPITINFLSKNIKNPAIIPYIRTKWKTVSDISQKKLFDF
- a CDS encoding adenosylhomocysteinase, producing the protein MSKIKNPSLAAEGKKEISWARENMPILRKIKNEFEEDKPLEGLTISVALHLEKKTAVLLETLLAGGAEIYAASCNPLSTDDAVAAALSSKMGIYGWAGQTKKEYYACLHSILDAKPDIVIDDGSDLITLIHSKRKELIPKIIGGCEETTTGVNRLFALQRAGKLKFPVIAVNNAYSKFLFDNRYGTGQSTLDALMRITNKLIAGKTCVVVGYGWCGKGIASRLRGMGANVIVCEVGGTMGPHESGFHRALEALYDGFRVMSIDKAAPIGDIFITATGVKNAISASHIKRMKNGAILANAGHFDNEIEIGWAKKQCICKKILNNLERFKLKSGKVFYLLSEGRLVNLARPSAQGHPIEIMDGSFAIQALCIRYLICNKGKLERAVLPVPFEIDNTVARLALESHEIFLPPPTVQQLNYSRTWRIGT